In Bacteroides sp., one genomic interval encodes:
- a CDS encoding DNA-3-methyladenine glycosylase I: MHRCPWCGKDPLYVQYHDEEWGLPVHDDIRHFEFLVLESMQAGLSWYIVLKKRENFRKAFAGFDPVKVAAFDSDIIEALVQDAGIIRNRAKIMAAVNNAKRFLEVRDEFGSFDHYIWGFVNHKPVINHWQDISQVPASTPLSDRLSKDMKQRGFKFLGTTVIYAHLQAIGMVNDHLVDCFRWKEVQG, encoded by the coding sequence ATGCATCGTTGCCCCTGGTGTGGTAAAGACCCCCTATACGTTCAATATCACGATGAGGAATGGGGTTTGCCTGTTCACGATGATATCAGGCACTTTGAGTTCCTGGTGCTCGAATCCATGCAGGCTGGCCTTAGCTGGTATATTGTCCTGAAAAAACGCGAGAACTTTCGTAAGGCTTTTGCAGGCTTTGATCCTGTAAAGGTGGCTGCTTTTGATTCAGACATTATTGAAGCCCTTGTGCAGGATGCGGGTATCATTCGCAACCGTGCCAAGATTATGGCGGCAGTCAATAATGCAAAGCGTTTCCTTGAGGTCCGGGACGAATTTGGAAGCTTCGATCATTATATCTGGGGTTTCGTGAATCATAAGCCTGTAATAAACCATTGGCAGGATATTTCTCAGGTTCCAGCAAGTACGCCACTTTCCGATCGGTTGAGCAAGGATATGAAGCAAAGGGGCTTCAAGTTCCTGGGAACAACCGTGATTTATGCCCATTTGCAGGCCATTGGAATGGTGAATGATCATTTGGTGGACTGCTTTCGCTGGAAAGAAGTGCAGGGATAA